The genomic DNA TAACAAATCACCGGGAACATGTGCTGACTGGCCGCTGATCTAAAGCAGCCAATAAAACACTGCATGCAAAGCTGGGAATCATGGCTCTAATGTGGCGTAACATAGAGAAGCACTTGGGGGGGCCCGCGGTATAGATTAAAAAGTGCTGAACAATTAAGATTGGGCCCAGTTGCAGGCAAAAGATGGTCTTCTTATAGAAACTGTTATCCCGCATCAGCGCTGACGTGCCAGCCTGGCTCAAACTGTTCTGTTTGAAGCCTCGACTCTGCTGTGACTGTTTTGGTCTGAGTCCAAAGCCCTGGAGTGAGACAAAAAACAAGCCAATAACCACCAGAATCAATCTCTATATAActcttcagctcagtgttgTAGTACTCAAGATCGTTCTTGGTCTTAATACTGGTCTCAAGACTTGTTTTTCTAAGATCTGTCTGTGCATTCtctgattttttatttgttagtGTTTGCTCATAGAAAACGAAGGAAAATTCCCACACATAAAATTCACCTCTGCAATGCCTTTTGATTATTCTATCAATACATTTCTCATGGTACACTTATACATAcaatatacacattatatatggcaataaaagaggtgaatgaagaggaCTATTTAGTTTTCTCttggtgtttttatgggaatgtggcTCTTTCAAATCGATTTGAGGAGTGCCTACGGTCTacatgttccacattttatagtaagtgtgtcatgcagtgtgggaCTCGCACTAGTCTGGACTTGGTCTTTACTTGGTCTTctgccttggtcttggtctCGACTcggtctcaacccctcaaagttTTGTCTCGACTCTGTCTCAACCCCTCGAAGTCTTGGTCTTAACTTGGTCTCAACTCCTCAAAGTCTTGGGCTTGACTCGGTCTCAACTCGTCAAAGTCTTGGGCTTGACTCGGTCTCAACTCGTCAAAGTCTTGGTCTTAacttggtctcaacccctcaaagtcttggtcttaACTTGGTCTCAACTCGTCAAAGTCTTGGGCTTGATTCGGTCTCAACTCGTCAAAGTCTTGGGCTTGATTCGGTCTCAACTCGTCAAAGTCTTGGTCTTAACTTGGTCTCAACTCCTTAAAGTCTTGGGTTTGACTCGGTCTCAACTCTTCAAAGTCTTGGGCTTGACTTGGTCTTGGTTTAGGTGGTCATGACTACAACACTGCTTCAGCTAAATTACTGTATTTCTTCTCCACATAGTCACCTATACAAAACAGGaccatataaacatataaaggGAAAGAAAACCTTGGAGGCCTAGTTCATTTGATGTATTAACACCTACAAATTACACAAATCTGCTATTTCCCCCTGCAAACTCTGGCACTTTTTAATACAGCTGTCTTTACCTTCTGTCATAAATATATCCCTAATTTTAGTAAACCTGATCGCTGcctctctgaaaaaaaagaaaacagcaacaGGACATGGCCTTTGCGTGTTTGAGAGTGTCCATTCCCAGCCATGTGATATGACCCTGTAATAGTATAAGAACAGGTCATGGGCCTCGGAGACTTAACCTCTCTAATGGGCCTTTTCCCCAGATACAATAGGAGTGCAAACTGAATGACCAACGGACTATTTGCCTCTTCAGTTACACGTGGGGCCCCTTTTATTGTGGGATCCTCATTCTATGGACCCTGGCAGGCAGCACCCATTAACAAACTGCACGCAATCCCTGAATGCAACTGTGAGTGATGTAACCCATCCCTCCATGTGATCAAATTAAACATTCAAATTAATTAGAATACATGCTAGTTCATTAGCACGTACAGGCCACTCAACAAATGGTCCAAACAATCCCAGTTCAACACTTTCCTCCACTGTCATACACACTACAGTTCAAACGTCCTCCTCGTCCACTGTTTGTCCTGACCTCAGCCTCGTGATCACCtatcagaaacagaaaaaacaaaacaaaaataaggtTAGCGGCTGTTTCAATGTGGCcatcaacaaaacatttttagttttattctacatattgattcatgttttgtAACACATGCACCTCTTTCAGCTGGGCAATCTCTTTGCTGTCCACGTGTCTCTGAGCGTTGTTGGTTATGGCCTTCACTCTGGTCGCATAGCTGGAAGGTTCAGGATGTTATTAGGAGTTTGTGAGCATTCAGATAATGAAAAGATGGATCTCTATATTTGTCTCTTACACGAGAGATGTTAGCGTCTCATCGAAGTTGCATTCTGAAGGCGAGATGTTGACGATCATGAGGGTTTTGGCGTTTCCACCCAGGGAGTCCTGCATCATCTGAGAGGGACGAATGGCCACATTACATTCCATGACCACGCATAAGCAGCTCGTTGTTCATTGCTAcagtttttatgatttttgtctgtttgaattcattcaaaatcaaaagtatactgctttttttttatcattaccTGTGTCAGCTTGCTATTCCTGTATGGTACATGTGGCAGTTCAGCAGACAAGGCTGAGATCACATCACCCAGGGCACTCAGAGACTTGTTAATGGAGTTAGCCTCCTGCAGAGGACGAGAGGAATATCTGATACTTTCAGTCATCGTCTCAATCACTTGAAGGGCCAATCAAAACATAACATATGAGCCAACCTTTAGCTGGTGGTCCTTGGCACCGGTCTTGGCTGCCCTCTCACTGCCTGCCAGGTCCACGAGGCTCAGCTTCCCGGTACTCACGCTCCCATTAGTCAGATTCCTGCTCTCCACCATGATGCAGACGATGAGATGGGAGCGGGAACTCTCCACATTCATCTCTtgggaaacaaaacacaacagaaaaagTCCTGAGTGGACTTTGATAGCTTACACtgtggctgcaactaacaattatcgattattgttttattattgatcTGGAATCTTCATATCATAAtttagattaattgattaattgttttgtttatgaaatgtttcaaatagcttgttttgtctgaccacaAGTCAAAAATcgttaaatttaaaataatataaaacagaaaaaagcataaaatttgagaatatttggcttttttttcttgagaAACGACTAAAATGATTGTCAAAATTGTTGCAGATTAACTAATCATGTAATTATTTCAGCTCTAGTCAAGTTTATGATTAAAGATGAAAAATAGCATAATTACcaataaaagcataaataaaaaatgtgacaaaactaGTATTCTTTAATATTTTGTACCATCTTTCCCTTTATAGTACTTGAAAGAATCTAAGTGTGTTGAGCATTTTTTATAGGACTATTTGTAATTGATGTAAATCATTTTTCTAGTTCTTAGTGCTCACTAAAACATTCGGTGCATCCTGTAATGACTCTGTGTGCATCTATAACACAATGTTTCTCCTCTTCCTACAGGATGCTGATTCACAGTTTGGCTGCATTGCCGCTCACCGCCCGGTCCAGTAATGATGTACCTAGCTGCCGCCCCGTCACACTGACTGTGACTAACGCGATTAATCCAAACCATTTAGCAGGGCCCTGTTTGTACTGGGCAGCACGGCACGGTATAAAGGACTCACTGGTGGCAGAGATGTGTCGGTTGGCGCAGGCCTGCTGGAACAGAGCATAGAGCTCCTGGGCACTGGAGGCCTCTTTTGTCTCTGCTCCTTGGGCGAACACAACCCCTTTTCTGTTCTTCTTGATCTCCACCCGCCTGACCTGGCCATGGGACTGGGGCTGTGCATGATGGGCCTCACCGGCCTGGCTCACAAAGAGGTCCTGCAGCCTGTCATTGTACAGCTCCAGCATGTAGGCCGAAACCTGAGGAAGAAGGATGAAGAAGCacaggaaagaggaggaaaaggagagatGATGTCTTTTCTATCTCCCAGATGAGATCTAATTACATCGGTGATACACTGTCTGATACCTTAAAGTCGAATTTGGTGCTGCTCTCCCGTATGATATCAAATATGGCATTAAAAGATCTCGGCATGATCCCAGGGTTCTTCTGCTCCTTGTCCCCCACCATGGTGAAGGTCTTCCCTGAGCCCGTCTGGCCATACGTAAAGATACAGACGTTGTAACCATCGATAGCCGACTGGATCAGCCTGTGGGGAAATATATCCTCTACTGCTGAGCTGTAATTTGATTACAGGCCTCCATCAGTGTGATTTAAATAACTGCACTTTTACTTTAAGATGAATTGGCACAAATTTGTACTATAAACTATCAGAAACTACGTAATGGTGGATCAAAAGATACACGTTTGGGGCCCATTATATGTGTGTTATGGTAGATTTGTGAATATAGTGTATTGGTCCCTGATTGGGAACCATATCCTCCATACCTGTTGGTGTCATGAAACAGGTCTTCCTGAGAGACTTCAGCACTGAACACCTTGTCGAACTGAAACTCCCTCGGCCCACGAGGGGTTTCCATGGTGACAGAGTAATCATCTATTTTCTCCACAACCATAGCTCCACCCTGCGAAACCTCGCATCGGTTCACCGGTCGAATCCGACAAAACACCCTGATTTTACCTAAAAAATAAGACATGAAACCtcaacaacttaaaaaaaagtaaaggttAGAACAACAAACAATAATGCTTGCTAATGTGTACCTTTCATGTCTTCCACCATATTGTAGTACTTCTTCCTCATTGTCCTTTCTGAAGTGTAGTtctcaattattttctttttctcgtcTTTAACTTGCTTTAGCTTGAGAGAAGAGCACGATAACACACAGCTATATGACGCTGGAGAATAGATGTAAAACGTGTTTGTAGCTGCTTGAACTAGATAGATTATTAATATTCCTTGATAATCCacaaaaaaatcactttatgCATCTGGGAACTTAAAAACATCTAGAAAAGTCAGTTCTGTTTCTCATTTAATATATAGAGGGCAGCTGGGAGGTCACCATTGCTGAGGCCTcacctgacctttgacctgtctGATAAAAGACCAACCTGATCCTGCAGCAAGAGAAGCTGCTGACCAACACTCTTCACTCCCTCTGTAGTTCGGATTGTCCCTCGTCCCAAGATGTCCTCCAGCTCTGAGACCGCGTCGCAGTCTGAGCCAAACAGAAATTAATACCACATACCGGTAAGTGATGCACCTGTAAGCCACAGGTAGTGCAGACACAGAAGCATACAGTTGTTGTACAGCAAGACTGATGTACATGAACGTGAACAGCTTTTGTAGAtgcaattattataattaatggTGTATGTATTCACCATTTATTACAGGGCTTTCTCCAGTTTTGATGCAGTCCAAAGCCAGTTGAGAGACCTCGTACCCCCTCACTGTTTCTTGTAGTGAAGAGAGACTTGACTCATATTCATCTAACCTGAGAAGTGGAAGAGAATCATTGTTATATTTCAGACAATAAAAGTGTGGAAGGGAAGGTAAAAGCTGGGCTAGCACTAGGACCCAGAAAGGACCCAGGTAAAGGGCAGAGTCTATAAAAGTGGGTGGGAAGATCACCTGAGCTTTCCTTCCTGCACTAAGACACACCTGAGAGAGCAGCTGAGACCAGCCTTTGTTTGGTGTTTGATTTGGTAGGCtccccttttcaaaaacacGTTTTAAAGCATGATTTTAATAATGAAATTGTAGCAccattaaatttaaataaaccaTTAGCTCATGTCTGGTGAGGGACTAAAACTTGGAGTGATTGTTTAGGCACATCAGTCCAGAAACAAGGAATGCTCAAGCAGAACAGATGctagttttttagtttttaatacAATATTAACATGGTTCTTTATAAACCTTGGGGAGGGGATTGTGTTCCAGCCTCAAggtatattgtttattttttacattacctatgttttgtatgtaaagttTCCTTTTCTATATTAATGTGCTcctgtttctttatagtttttgaTCAGAGACACTACTAGAGGAGCCAAATACTGTTTTTCCCAGACTTCTTAGATTTTGGTTTGCCTTTAACTAATCCATTGGATTggctattttctgttttatttttctatcagTTGTGTTAAAGTGGTAACTGAGTGGAGAGTACCAATCTTGCATGTGGTTTAAGTCACCGTTGCTGGCTGTGAGTAGGTAAATTAGAGTGTTGTAGAACAGTTTTGATTTGGCACAAATTGGTTCGTGTGTAGTGGTGTTTTATTCATAATTTGCCAGCATATGTTGTGACAAATttcctatttttattttacgcATAGGTTTACACTAACCTCCATGATGCAGGTGCTGATGCAGTCTAGCCTCATGTTGTTTCTTTGcctgtttatttattgatttggtTCATGTATTAACTGTACAATTTACTCCTTACCTCTTTTATTTTGGCCTATACATTTAGGCCTTTTGTTGAAACTCCCTTGCCTAAATGGAGACTAGTCTTTTATTTCATGCATTGTTAatataatctatatatttgGTAGGCCTATAGCAGCCTCTGGCTCCAGTTTATTATGGGTCTTGAGTATCACCTGATCACAAAAAGAAGACAATGAGAATATTGGCTCGATTTAACCTGTGGCTATTCCAACCAATAAGAagtaatttattgttttatatttgcaAACTGTTTCCATGATGTCTAACCCCTCTTGGTCAGTGGTCTTATCCTCTTGGTCTTCTTTGGCCATCTGTAGACGGTCCAGTTTGTCTCTGGCTTCTACTAAAGCGACCCGGTTCTCCTCAATCATCAGGTCCAAAAGAGCTCTGGTCTCAGCCACTGCACTGCAGACAGCATGAGCCTACACAACAAAAGTCTTAGTTGTCATCAAAGTCATAAAATCAGGGTGATGTCTAAGAAAACAGAataaagtatatacagtagcctATCATTTGACACACACATGTAGTGACCAGTTGGTTTAGACATACAGTAGTTTAATAGTTGAGCAGCACCTTGTGTATGACAGTGGGCAGCAGAACGCTGCAGGGCGGAGGGATGGGCGGGATGGGGCTCCTCTCTGCCTCcagcagctcagtgatctctctctccttctggtACAGGCTCTCTTTCAGCTCCTCAAGACGGGCTTTAGCCCCCTCCAGTGGCTGACTGGACTCATTGCAGGCCTGCAGACAGAAACCACCTTAAAGGGTCAGTACACTCAAATcacaaaaagatattttttcaTGCAGATATTTGAGATATCCACCTCTGAAACTTCTGCTACCATCCAAATAACAAAATGTTAATTCATACATGTTTAATTTGATCGTTTCCCCGTCTTTGTAATGTGACCTTTTCTacacagcctgttctcattcccagtgcGTTAAATACCAaggctttgtcatggccgtcgGCGTTCGGTACTGCCGCGCAcagcaccctttagcaccggtatgaaatgcaccgggcgctccattaactataatgtaaacccatccgtggtaACCGTAAACATTGAGAGAAAGTACGCCGTTagtgtgctgtttgtgtcccgtgtgtcacgttacaatcatcTGACCGTTTGTGTTCCGTGTTTACAACGTTCagcgtcattttcactgtacaaacgtagtagttttaaacccaaccatgtatttctttcctaaacctaactatagtggttttgttgcctaatcctgaAGTGATgtcaagggtaactatagtggttttgatgccgaaaataaagtgatgccaagaAGCGTGACGAAGcagcggtatgtgacgagttgggatgagaatgtgttgttctACATCATGCACTTCAGATATGAGCAGCAGACTGCCATGGTAACTACTTCAAACCCACCACAGTCTGTTGTTGAGCTTGATGTTCTTTGTTCTCTGAGCTTTCACTTTCCTTCgcagcttcctgctgctcttGTGCTGATACCATCAACATTTCTTGGACTTTCCCTACTTCCTTTCTGGCCATTTGCAGCTCCTGCAGCGCTAGTCAGTGTCACAGGGTGTTAATAATGGTGTTATATGCAATGGTCAGTGATTTTTCCGGCATACATATCAATGAATGCATGCAGACTCACTGGAGGCCTGGTGGCTGTGCAGGACATCCAGCCTGTTGGAGAACAGTTCCAGCATTTTGCTCTAAAAGAAGGACAAAGTTGGTTCCATAATTacgtaatatttttttttttaaagttgccTGTTTTACTCAAATATGACCACAAGGGGGTGCTCCAGTTCAGAGGAACTCATAAGGGTTTATGAGGCCTGCCAGCTTCCTATGCAACCTTCTCTCTGTGCCACTGCAGGGCCTCCTCtttactcctcttcctctcagctCCCTGTTCCTCCAGCAGCTGCTCGTTCTGTGCAGTCATAGCCTTTAGGAAACGAACCAGACAAGGAGagaaatacattaataaatacataaagatgtttaatgtttcagctaTATGGCCTGTAGCATGTGCACCAACATGATTGATTAACTTTGAAGTAGAGATCACAGAGTTTGACCCTATTTTGGCGCTGTCCCAGCAGTGAGAACAAAATGTGCCACAAGAGAGCTGCAGGAGTTGTGCAGGGGAGTGAGTCAGATAATAAAGGAGGAAATAGGAAAGGGAGTTGATTTGATTGAAATAATAGAGACGGAGATGGGCTGACTCATGACCGTCACTGACCACAACTCTCCTCTCCCAGTCGGCGTTCTTCTTCTCCACCTTCTCCTGGTAGAGGTCCAGGATTCTCCTCAGGGTGTTCAGCTTGTTCTGGTGATGATATCTGATCCTCTGCATGGTCCACTCCTGATCACACAATAACATTTGTATCACAGTTATGTGTTGGTGCTCTTTCTCACAGACGTAAACCCCTCACCTGGTTCTCTCGTGCCGTGACCTGAAAGCTCTCCTCCAGCTCATGCACCATTTCGAGGTGTCTTCTCTTCATTGCTTCCATGTCCTCGGCTATCTGTTTTGGGTTATATAGTAGAAACACCtcacatacaatatatacaatagtAACCATGGTTGCCAATACTGATCGAATGCCTTCCAGGGCTGCACCAGCAGCATCATCAGGGCAGCCATGTGAGTGTGAGGAAGAACACAACACAGTGTCTGACAGTGACTTCATTGTGTGTCTGCATGGCCTCTCACTGAACGACTGGACACAAGCTCTAAGTCACATgtcttaacaaaaaaaatcagtgtcATCGTGAGTTTGGAGTCATAGACTATAAAACTGATTCTATCCTGAGTATGAACACATCGCTGTAGGAGACACAGAGTTCCGTGCTCGTTCTTTTACCTGAGTGACGCAAAGCTCGGCTGACTCGTAGGGGATGTAGATCTTGACATCTCTTGGCCTCTCAGCTTCTGTCGGCTGATCTGCATCGCTACTGTCTGACAGCTGCGATTCTGATGAGCCTACAAAAGTAACATGCCGTAAATCACCATTCAGTCCAGTGAATGCGTGCAAAATGACAGTCACCGCTATCACTTTGTACCTAATAAGGGTACAAATCATGTATGCTTAACTAATGCATGACTCATGATGATTAATGCATGTATCAATGCAGGATTTATCACGATTTTGTGTTTCTCACCGAAGGATCAAAGTTTCAAGTTAACTATGACTTTAAGTGATTAGTTCACTCTCAATCGATCATCAAGTAAATTAACTGGATTCCAGTTACATCAAAGTTCATTTTAGACCCATTAGCTCGGCCTCTCTGAAAGCAGAACAGTGCCGGTTCTCATAGAAGCATTagggttttttttctccagcccTTTCTCCTCTACTTTGTCGGTCGGTACCTGCtagatgattttattttgagtGCATCATTATCCACCGTGCTGAAGTCCATTtctttcaacaacaacaactcttgTTTCACCCTGTAGGTTGTAAATGTGGCATAAATAGCATTGGGTCATGCAGAAACATATTTGCATCTGACGaccagttttgtttgttttttcttaaaaaattgcTTCGGATTTTTAATTTGGTCGCATATCACTTAATGTTTGAAGTATCTGTGCATTAACATTCTTCACTTGTTATGAACTAATCACATAAAGTCACAGTGACTTGGTCATTTGTTAATGATAAGCAACAGGAATTCATGATAAATCCTGCATTCAATCATCACGAATCATGCATTAGTTAATGTATATGATGTGTACCCTTATTATAAAGTTACCGTGATAGTCAGTATAGCAGCAGGCTTTACATCTCTGACCTCCACAGCTTCTatgtaggggagagtggggtaagatgagccagtgggtaagttgacccaccccctctatcttggcaactgtgattatgtgACCATTATTTtaggaagtacccatcatttctatcttgctgtgatgaagttaagcacatgggagaagtagtaagtacttttttacaccaaaaacagttttttcccagtcaaagtaaattttctgcatgtcaggaataatgaatgttaggtcaaagcaaatttatccaggtctaaaaaaatatattatacatgttggtgatttactaagatataacaccatgttaatcccttcgctaaagattagcctgaattgctaaactgggccattttttccaaaatggtagctatggggcaaagtgagccaaaggctatggggtaagttgagccaatggctcactaatattctactattattccgagccactggctcaacttaccccaccataaattaaccaaattaattctctgatgtataaaatggtattactgttgagtgttacacaacttggtttgatttttttatgtgttaacctttatagaagagggagataaaggaagttaaaacagttggttatagtggaacagtagaggcaaagagggtcctcacagaggaggtagagaaggagcttgcagaccatatcaagaagctggctgaacagttacatggccttactccaaagaaatgctgtgaactggcattggaattggcaggaagaaaaaacactcctgtccccaacaactgtaaagagcagggtttagcaggtaggcctaggtcaaaccaaagaccaagacgaaaatcacagcgtacagcagttctgaggagagtgtgatgccatcccatttgatgacacttctgagcatgagagttctaatgatgagagaagtgaatcagacatctcagatctgtcagttggtgactttgtcatagtaaactttgtatccaaaggcagaagctaccattacattggcttggttgagagcctggagggcaacgaagtgagtgcaagatttctcagaagaatccgggggaacacttgacgtgagaagcccacctttgcattcaaggaaaaggatgaggcatcttttccactgagtgatgtgctgaaggagctacctcaacctcaaaaggctggaggaactgcaaggagggagcaacagttcatatttcactgcaaccttgacgactggaatatagtcgaatattgaatgatatttagatttttcaatggtcttgaaactcacaggtggtttgttctcacaagttcataactgtgaaactgtttgttaacacacttatgctgaggtttaaacttaaaaactcagatgttcagtttaccccacgatggctcaacttacccactgactcggatcaacttaccccttacctggggcaagttgagccacaggagcactttttttgggaaggtcatttttttcagacagctttgtgatggatgcatgctgatcatttcatttgataggagagatcctgaatttaaggttcaagttttcattctgcttctgtctcatttttcctaacctcgaggacagcataagcaaaaattggctcatcttaccccactctcccctacctGCAGTAGGGAtatgtattggcaagaatctggcgatatgatacgtatcatgatacaggcgtttacgattcaatatattgcgggTATTGTAAGCatggcgatatattgcaatttttaaaatctaattttaggaaaatagTTTTATAAAGAATGCACCGCCGTATGTATAATTTCTGagtaaaaaactttttttaggcaatcagaacagtgggatctgcatttgcatttatcatagtccctgtaacattcaacatcatagcactactttgagaggacacatacactgagagggtgcatctctttgcaaatgaaatcattttttacattattaaaattgatagtgtttttgagattcaatacagtatcacaaaacaaaatattgtgatatttgattttttcaatattttcttgcACCCTTAACCTGCAGAAGGCCTATCTTTCTCACCTCCCCACCTAAccccgtcatcatcatcatcatcatccctcTCCACTaacacccctcctcctcctccacacgtTTCTTCATCCTTTTACAGCACCTTGGTTGACCTCTTGTCCGGGGTGTTTCCTGTGGTCGATCCAGCGTCTGAATGCGGCCCACCTCTTCATCCACAGAGTTTTGTGATGAATGACAGCTTGAACAACGAAACAAATTGTTGGGGGGGGCAGTTGGAAACAGCTCGGGGAGTGGAGTAAAAGGcaagggagagaagaggagagtaaCAGCTAGTCTTGTCACATATTCTTCTATTGCCTAATTATGTTGCAATGCAGTGAATGTGCTCTCTGAtatcacattttaaaattgCACCCCATTATTAATACAGTTGCAACTTAAATCATTATAattacaaacacatttaaatgattattgGTAGATTTTATCCCTTTCCAACAAGGTGTGATAGTTCATATTTCATGCTGTTTAatagaaaatataattaaaagataaaaaaaaaaaaaaaaagaattccaAAAATCCAGAGAATTATCTTTCAGCCATTTAACTGATGAGTACTTCAAATACTCAATTACATGATCATAATACTGAACAGATGAATGCCAAACGCTGGAGCTCATAAACCAGCtctctgtgtgggagtgtgtaCAGTAACTGTGCTCAAACCCTgtttaagttctgattttaacCAATGAATCTCGGAAGTGAGCAAATCAAACAAACCAATTACAACAttcaaacatcaaaataaaGTCCTTCAACGTGATACCTTGCCAGGTTTCCGATGaaaactgtttatttgtttataatgcatttatgattttttacatGGATGCTGTTTTGTTgggaaataaaacacataaatctCATTGAAaccatttacattttattta from Sebastes fasciatus isolate fSebFas1 chromosome 6, fSebFas1.pri, whole genome shotgun sequence includes the following:
- the kifl gene encoding putative LOC110439812 homolog; protein product: MYQDSSGAENGSYSLTFLGKKVGRHHSVAPAGKQRAWETTNRSTCPEDPVLSSRPGRVPVTAQVLGDLPGSVPELKDERPCPIIHNTQFDQYEDNTAGQTSRQRPLSSHTCSHCRRYRSIAEDMEAMKRRHLEMVHELEESFQVTARENQEWTMQRIRYHHQNKLNTLRRILDLYQEKVEKKNADWERRVVAMTAQNEQLLEEQGAERKRSKEEALQWHREKSKMLELFSNRLDVLHSHQASTLQELQMARKEVGKVQEMLMVSAQEQQEAAKESESSENKEHQAQQQTVSSQPLEGAKARLEELKESLYQKEREITELLEAERSPIPPIPPPCSVLLPTVIHKAHAVCSAVAETRALLDLMIEENRVALVEARDKLDRLQMAKEDQEDKTTDQEGLDEYESSLSSLQETVRGYEVSQLALDCIKTGESPVINDCDAVSELEDILGRGTIRTTEGVKSVGQQLLLLQDQLKQVKDEKKKIIENYTSERTMRKKYYNMVEDMKGKIRVFCRIRPVNRCEVSQGGAMVVEKIDDYSVTMETPRGPREFQFDKVFSAEVSQEDLFHDTNRLIQSAIDGYNVCIFTYGQTGSGKTFTMVGDKEQKNPGIMPRSFNAIFDIIRESSTKFDFKVSAYMLELYNDRLQDLFVSQAGEAHHAQPQSHGQVRRVEIKKNRKGVVFAQGAETKEASSAQELYALFQQACANRHISATKMNVESSRSHLIVCIMVESRNLTNGSVSTGKLSLVDLAGSERAAKTGAKDHQLKEANSINKSLSALGDVISALSAELPHVPYRNSKLTQMMQDSLGGNAKTLMIVNISPSECNFDETLTSLVYATRVKAITNNAQRHVDSKEIAQLKEVITRLRSGQTVDEEDV